The following are encoded together in the Serratia odorifera genome:
- the rsmI gene encoding 16S rRNA (cytidine(1402)-2'-O)-methyltransferase, with product MNQHQQSVISASTLYVVPTPIGNLGDITHRALEVLKSVDLIAAEDTRHTGLLLQHFAINARLFALHDHNEQQKADQLLAKLREGQSIALVSDAGTPLINDPGYHLVRRCREAGVRVVPLPGACAATTALCAAGVASDRFCYEGFLPAKTKGRKDTLLALAEEPRTLIFYESTHRLLESLQDMVTVWGPERYVVLARELTKTWESIHGAPVGELLAWVQEDEVRRRGEMVLIVEGHKPQEDALPPEALRTLALLQQELPLKKAAALTAEIHGVKKNALYKHALEQQQP from the coding sequence ATGAATCAACACCAACAATCAGTCATTTCTGCATCAACGCTGTACGTGGTGCCCACTCCCATCGGCAATTTGGGCGATATTACCCACCGTGCGTTAGAGGTACTGAAGAGCGTTGATCTGATCGCGGCGGAAGACACGCGTCATACCGGGTTATTGTTGCAGCACTTCGCCATCAATGCGCGACTGTTTGCCCTGCACGACCATAATGAACAGCAAAAGGCGGATCAACTGCTGGCGAAACTGCGGGAAGGCCAGAGTATTGCGCTGGTTTCCGATGCTGGAACGCCGCTGATTAACGATCCTGGTTATCACCTGGTGCGCCGTTGCCGCGAAGCGGGCGTGCGCGTGGTGCCATTGCCGGGCGCCTGCGCGGCGACCACGGCGCTGTGCGCGGCCGGCGTCGCTTCAGACCGCTTCTGCTACGAAGGGTTCCTGCCGGCGAAAACCAAAGGACGCAAGGATACCCTGCTGGCGCTGGCAGAGGAACCGCGTACGCTGATTTTCTATGAGTCCACTCACCGCCTGCTGGAAAGTTTACAGGACATGGTGACGGTGTGGGGGCCGGAACGCTACGTGGTACTGGCGCGCGAACTGACCAAGACCTGGGAGTCGATTCATGGCGCGCCGGTTGGCGAACTGCTGGCCTGGGTACAGGAAGACGAGGTGCGTCGCCGTGGGGAGATGGTGCTGATCGTCGAAGGCCACAAGCCGCAGGAGGACGCCCTGCCGCCGGAAGCGCTGCGTACGCTGGCGCTGTTGCAACAAGAGCTGCCGCTCAAGAAGGCGGCGGCGCTGACGGCGGAAATCCACGGCGTGAAGAAAAATGCCCTGTATAAGCACGCTTTAGAGCAACAACAGCCGTAA